GAATGAGAACGTGAACAAGAAAAAGAAATTAACCAAGAAAAAGAAATGTTTTTTAGAAACATTTAAATATGAGTATTGCGAAAAAACGCTAACACATAGAACACACACATGAAGACACAAAAGAAAAACCTGCACGTTCTGCTCCTTTCAATACTAAGGAGGTGCCAATCGCGGCATACATAACAAAAAAAAGGTGAAACAGCATGGCGACCAAAAGAAAAGCAACCAAGAGAAAAACAACCAAGAAAAAGAGATAAGACCTTATCCTTGGTTCAGAACCATCACTCTTTTTCCTTTTTTTCTTCCTTCTTCTTCACGCCATTCTCGGCAACAACACCCTTACACTTCGGATACGCACTACAGCCAAGAAACGAGCCAAACATCCCCTTTCTTAACACAAGAGACCCTTCCCCGCAAGAAGGGCACGGCTCTCCCACCCTCGCTCGAAGCGACTCCTCATACTCCTCCTTCCCTTCCGACTTTGCAGGGCACGAAGGATTCAAACACAACGTCTGCGTCTTTCTCCTCATGGTTACCTTCACCATCGGCGTCGAACACGACGAGCACTGCTTCCCCGCAGGCCGCACTTTCCCTCCTTTAGGAAGAGGATACGTCTGCTTGCACGAAGGATAAGCGTCACACGCAACGAAATACTGCTTGTTCTTGCGAGAAAACAAAATACGCAAGGAACCTTTCTTGCACGAAGGACACGGACCGAGCAACGCAGCAGCATCTTTCGTGACTTGCTCGGCCTCCAACAACCCCTTCCCGATACTCTGCTCGTGCTCTTTGAAATGCGCCAGTATTTTCTTCAACTTCTCCTTCACATCTTCAATAACCGTTTCGGGTTCCAACTTCCCCTCCCGAATCTTCTCAAGCTCCTCCTCAACCTCCCTCGTCAAGTGCTCATCAAGAATTTCAGGACAACGCTCTTCCAACGTCTCCACCGTCTTCACACCAATAGGAGTTACTTCCATGGACTTCTCAACCACGTAGCCACGCTTGTAGAGCGACTCAACAATATCCGCCCGCGTCGCCTTCGTGCCAAGCCCGCGCTTTTCCAACTCGGCAATAATCGAAGCAGGCGTGAAGCGTTTTGGCGGCTTAGTCTCTTTGCGCAAACACTCAAGCAAAGAAACCTTCAAAACTTCACCTTCTTGAAGCGGCGGAAACTCTTCTTCCTTAAGCGAAACGTAAGGATCATACAGCTCGTGCCAGCCACGCTCCACCGTCTTCGTCCCCTTCGCCTTGAACTTCTCACCCCCCACCAAGAACACAACGTTTACCGTCTCCCGCAACGCCGCATCGCCGAACGTCGCCAAAAAACGCTTCACAATCAAATCGTAGAGCTTGAGCTCATCATCACGAAGACCCTTCGGTACTTCTCCTGTAGGGTAGATAGCAGGATGTGCAGGATCAGACTTTTTTCCGTTGCGCGGCTTCAACACCTTCTTCGCTAGCACCTTCCCCGCAATCGAAGCGTAACGCTCCTGCTTCTCAAGCAACCCCACCACCCTCTTAAAACCAATACTTTCCGGCAATTTTTGAGAGCTCGTCCGAGGATACGACGTAAGCCCCGCCGTGTAGAGCGACTGCGCTATATCAAGCGTCCGCTTCGGAGAGAACTGAAAACAACGATACGCCTCCGCCTGAAGCGTCGAAAGATCAAAGGGGTGTGGCGCCTCCTGACGAAACGTTACGCGCTCAACTGCAGAAACCGCCGCGTCATGCCCCTCACACCGAGACAACGTCTTCTTTGCCT
The window above is part of the Candidatus Woesearchaeota archaeon genome. Proteins encoded here:
- the topA gene encoding DNA topoisomerase I, which produces MTEKKKSFSYPSFDVEWRPAFEVDKKAAFTKKYVKALERLGKGARAFTVATDYDVEGETIGYTIVTFLLGQKDAARMKFSTVTKGELREAYVQKRPTLDWGQAKAGTTRHVIDWLYGINLSRALTLAVKRAGAFKLLSSGRVQGPALKILVEREKSIAAFVPTPYWQVRIVVDKEGGVEAWHEKERFLDEEEAKKTLSRCEGHDAAVSAVERVTFRQEAPHPFDLSTLQAEAYRCFQFSPKRTLDIAQSLYTAGLTSYPRTSSQKLPESIGFKRVVGLLEKQERYASIAGKVLAKKVLKPRNGKKSDPAHPAIYPTGEVPKGLRDDELKLYDLIVKRFLATFGDAALRETVNVVFLVGGEKFKAKGTKTVERGWHELYDPYVSLKEEEFPPLQEGEVLKVSLLECLRKETKPPKRFTPASIIAELEKRGLGTKATRADIVESLYKRGYVVEKSMEVTPIGVKTVETLEERCPEILDEHLTREVEEELEKIREGKLEPETVIEDVKEKLKKILAHFKEHEQSIGKGLLEAEQVTKDAAALLGPCPSCKKGSLRILFSRKNKQYFVACDAYPSCKQTYPLPKGGKVRPAGKQCSSCSTPMVKVTMRRKTQTLCLNPSCPAKSEGKEEYEESLRARVGEPCPSCGEGSLVLRKGMFGSFLGCSAYPKCKGVVAENGVKKKEEKKEKE